A single genomic interval of Pyruvatibacter sp. HU-CL02332 harbors:
- a CDS encoding DUF3237 domain-containing protein — protein sequence MPTLETEFLFELRVKLAAPVTSGVTPNGMRMICIGTQGTVEGPRMEGRVVPNAGGDWAMVRGDGSGALDVRLSLEMDDGAIIYMTYFGRMLALDGDYEYALDFAKPDDVAGAERYYFRTNPLFETGDERYLWLNHVVAVGKGRTGDGGVIYEVHAVK from the coding sequence ATGCCAACACTTGAAACTGAATTCCTGTTTGAACTGCGCGTGAAACTTGCAGCCCCCGTCACCAGTGGCGTCACGCCTAACGGAATGCGGATGATCTGCATTGGTACGCAAGGTACTGTTGAAGGCCCGCGCATGGAGGGGCGCGTGGTGCCGAACGCCGGTGGTGATTGGGCCATGGTGCGCGGCGATGGATCCGGTGCGCTGGATGTTCGTCTCAGTCTGGAGATGGATGACGGGGCAATCATCTACATGACCTATTTCGGCCGAATGCTGGCTTTGGACGGTGATTATGAGTATGCGCTGGATTTTGCCAAGCCGGACGATGTGGCCGGCGCGGAGCGGTACTATTTCCGAACGAATCCGCTGTTTGAAACCGGAGATGAGCGATATCTATGGCTCAATCACGTAGTGGCGGTCGGCAAGGGCCGGACCGGAGATGGTGGCGTGATTTATGAGGTACATGCGGTAAAGTAG
- a CDS encoding methylated-DNA--[protein]-cysteine S-methyltransferase — protein sequence MSDFDQRISRQCDSLGHRHQLPETPMHILKRELRYTYIPSPIGDLLVAGDADSLHLISFPTGSKTIRHAEHWQQDDGGFRKVAKQLDAYFAGDLTEFDLPLTLDGTDFQNQIWRNLATIPYGQTASYGEMAKKAGRPKASRAVGAANGANPLPIVLPCHRVIGSTGALTGFGGGMEAKKFLLKLEGALPDSPAQPSLFQ from the coding sequence ATGTCCGATTTCGACCAGCGCATTTCCCGCCAGTGCGATAGTCTTGGACATCGCCATCAACTGCCCGAGACCCCCATGCACATTCTCAAACGCGAGTTGCGCTACACCTATATTCCAAGCCCCATCGGCGACCTGCTGGTGGCCGGTGATGCAGATAGTCTGCACCTCATCAGCTTCCCTACCGGCAGCAAGACGATCCGCCATGCTGAGCACTGGCAGCAGGATGATGGTGGGTTCAGGAAAGTCGCAAAACAGCTGGACGCCTATTTCGCAGGTGACCTGACAGAGTTTGATTTGCCGCTAACCCTCGACGGCACTGACTTCCAGAACCAGATATGGCGCAACCTTGCCACCATTCCTTATGGCCAGACCGCTTCTTATGGAGAGATGGCAAAGAAGGCCGGTCGACCAAAAGCAAGCCGCGCGGTCGGTGCCGCCAATGGGGCCAACCCGTTGCCCATCGTCCTGCCCTGCCACCGTGTCATTGGGTCAACAGGGGCACTGACAGGCTTTGGCGGCGGCATGGAGGCCAAGAAGTTTCTACTGAAGCTGGAAGGCGCACTGCCGGACTCACCGGCCCAGCCTTCGCTGTTCCAGTAA
- a CDS encoding TetR/AcrR family transcriptional regulator, with amino-acid sequence MSERAQRIRRTPEMAREEIIDATQAALTEMDFNALTVDAVMQRTGMTRSSFYHYFKSVDELALGFLGRLEGAIRETVDDWLNGDGSDDYRADTHARLTTMFVAMDNHRTGMMALARASNSSEKVHDEWRSRVIDYFIDLTARFIRQQIMLGRSKVENPDLTARSLILMNNALANDNLMREEPDDPAVIGKVSAEIWNAAIYGK; translated from the coding sequence ATGTCTGAAAGAGCCCAGCGTATTCGCCGTACACCGGAAATGGCGCGCGAAGAGATTATCGATGCGACCCAGGCGGCACTGACGGAAATGGACTTCAACGCCCTGACGGTGGATGCCGTGATGCAGCGCACGGGCATGACGCGGTCGTCGTTCTATCACTACTTCAAAAGTGTTGATGAGCTGGCACTCGGCTTTCTGGGCCGTCTCGAGGGTGCCATCCGCGAGACCGTGGATGACTGGCTCAATGGCGACGGGTCCGACGACTACCGGGCTGATACGCATGCCCGCCTCACGACAATGTTCGTGGCCATGGACAACCATCGCACCGGCATGATGGCGCTCGCTCGCGCCTCCAACAGCAGCGAAAAGGTGCATGACGAATGGCGGTCGCGGGTGATTGATTACTTCATTGATTTGACCGCACGCTTCATCCGGCAGCAGATCATGCTTGGGCGATCCAAAGTCGAAAACCCCGACCTGACAGCCCGCAGCCTCATCCTGATGAACAATGCGCTGGCGAATGACAATCTGATGCGCGAAGAGCCTGATGATCCTGCGGTGATCGGCAAGGTGTCAGCAGAGATCTGGAACGCGGCGATTTACGGCAAGTAG
- a CDS encoding NAD(P)/FAD-dependent oxidoreductase — protein MNMHTNEFASGGSNGWAKAGTQPRIAVVGAGMSGIAAVVKLREAGYTDLTVYEKSDKVGGTWRENQYPGLSCDVPSRWYSFTFNLNPDWSHRFSYGPEIQAYMEETAEKFGVTKVVKFNTPVTDLTYEGPQWKLTDGNGDVEHYDVVISATGVLHKPTLPNIDGLDSFEGDMFHTARWDHSVKLEGRKVGIIGTGSTAAQIIGAITHKVGTMNVFQRTPQWMIPLPQKEYATGWKWLMRKFPALQKASFNFYYKTMVKNFGAATTGDQEKLADVQKACTEHLEEAIADPELRAKLTPSYQAACKRLIFCSEFYPAISRDNANLITDGITRITPKGIETKDGKLHELDVLILATGFDASAFILPTKVTGENGQDLGESWDGSPRAHRAVGMPGFPNFWMLEGPTGPVGNLSLITISERQVDYVISMLNKMRDEGLEAIAPKQASFDAYNKSMAERAPQTVWASGGCDSWYFDKSGTPNLYPFPPQQYLEDMHNPDFSEFRLIADVKEGDAVSGAA, from the coding sequence ATGAACATGCATACAAACGAGTTTGCATCCGGCGGATCAAACGGCTGGGCCAAGGCAGGCACACAGCCGCGCATCGCCGTTGTGGGTGCGGGCATGTCTGGCATAGCTGCCGTCGTGAAGCTCCGCGAAGCCGGCTACACCGACCTCACCGTCTATGAAAAGTCAGACAAAGTGGGCGGCACCTGGCGCGAGAATCAGTATCCGGGCCTCTCCTGCGATGTCCCCTCCCGCTGGTACTCCTTCACCTTCAATCTCAACCCCGACTGGTCTCACCGGTTTTCCTACGGCCCCGAAATCCAGGCCTATATGGAAGAAACCGCTGAGAAGTTCGGCGTTACCAAAGTTGTTAAATTCAATACGCCCGTGACCGACCTCACCTATGAAGGTCCGCAGTGGAAACTCACTGACGGCAATGGCGACGTTGAACACTATGACGTGGTCATTTCCGCGACAGGCGTTCTGCACAAGCCGACGCTGCCAAACATCGACGGCCTGGACAGCTTTGAAGGCGACATGTTCCACACTGCGCGCTGGGACCATTCGGTAAAGCTTGAAGGCCGCAAGGTCGGTATCATTGGTACCGGTTCCACAGCAGCGCAGATCATCGGCGCCATCACCCACAAGGTCGGCACGATGAATGTCTTCCAGCGCACCCCGCAATGGATGATCCCGCTGCCGCAAAAGGAATATGCAACCGGCTGGAAATGGCTGATGCGCAAGTTCCCGGCACTGCAGAAAGCCAGCTTCAATTTCTACTACAAGACCATGGTCAAGAACTTCGGTGCTGCCACCACCGGCGACCAGGAAAAGCTGGCCGACGTACAAAAGGCCTGCACGGAACATCTGGAAGAAGCGATTGCCGATCCAGAACTGCGCGCCAAATTGACACCCAGCTATCAGGCAGCCTGCAAGCGCCTGATTTTCTGCTCCGAGTTCTACCCGGCCATCAGCCGTGACAATGCCAACCTGATTACAGACGGGATTACACGCATCACCCCCAAGGGCATTGAGACTAAAGACGGCAAGCTGCATGAGCTGGATGTGCTGATCCTCGCCACAGGCTTTGATGCATCCGCGTTTATCCTGCCCACCAAAGTCACCGGCGAAAACGGTCAGGACCTTGGCGAGAGCTGGGACGGGTCTCCCCGCGCCCACCGTGCCGTCGGCATGCCCGGCTTTCCAAACTTCTGGATGCTGGAAGGCCCGACAGGCCCCGTTGGAAATCTGTCCCTGATTACAATTTCAGAACGCCAGGTCGACTATGTCATCAGCATGCTGAACAAGATGCGCGATGAAGGCTTGGAAGCCATTGCCCCCAAACAGGCCTCTTTTGATGCCTACAACAAGAGCATGGCCGAGCGCGCGCCGCAGACAGTGTGGGCATCTGGCGGCTGTGACAGCTGGTACTTCGACAAGTCCGGCACGCCGAACCTCTACCCGTTCCCGCCTCAGCAATATCTCGAAGACATGCACAACCCGGACTTCTCCGAGTTCCGTCTGATTGCTGATGTGAAAGAAGGGGATGCGGTTTCAGGCGCGGCCTAG
- a CDS encoding SDR family oxidoreductase: protein MAGRVDGKMAMVTGGASGLGTATCKLLVAEGAKVVVADINLKGAQDVADAINKDAPGSAKAVELDVTSESGWQTALDEAVAFMGGLNILVNNAGIGGSAPVEDETFENWKKIQSVDLDSVFLGCKYALGHMKAHQPGSIVNISSIAGLIAGHNMGAYNAAKAGVWLFSKSVALHCAKRGYDIRSNSVHPTFIRTPILESLLARAEDAETKLAKQVPLGRIGEPNDVAYAVLYLASDESRFVTGSEIKIDGGISAM from the coding sequence ATGGCCGGACGTGTAGACGGAAAAATGGCAATGGTAACGGGCGGTGCGTCAGGTCTGGGCACTGCAACATGCAAGTTGCTGGTCGCTGAAGGCGCCAAGGTCGTTGTTGCTGACATCAATCTCAAAGGGGCGCAGGACGTGGCTGACGCCATCAACAAGGACGCGCCGGGCAGTGCCAAGGCTGTTGAGCTTGATGTGACGTCAGAGAGCGGTTGGCAGACCGCGCTTGATGAAGCGGTTGCCTTCATGGGTGGTCTCAACATTCTCGTCAACAATGCAGGCATTGGCGGCTCCGCGCCGGTTGAGGATGAGACGTTTGAAAACTGGAAGAAGATCCAGTCTGTTGATCTCGATAGTGTGTTTTTGGGCTGCAAATATGCGCTTGGTCACATGAAAGCGCATCAGCCCGGATCGATCGTCAATATTTCCTCGATTGCCGGTCTGATCGCGGGACACAACATGGGCGCCTATAATGCGGCCAAGGCGGGTGTCTGGCTGTTCTCGAAGTCGGTCGCACTGCACTGCGCCAAGCGCGGCTATGACATTCGGTCCAACTCGGTGCATCCGACATTCATCCGGACACCTATTCTGGAAAGTCTGCTGGCCCGCGCGGAAGACGCTGAGACCAAGCTCGCCAAGCAGGTGCCGCTTGGGCGCATTGGTGAACCCAATGATGTGGCCTATGCGGTGCTTTATCTCGCCAGCGATGAGAGCCGGTTTGTCACCGGCTCCGAGATCAAGATCGATGGTGGCATCTCTGCCATGTAG